A portion of the Salvelinus fontinalis isolate EN_2023a chromosome 32, ASM2944872v1, whole genome shotgun sequence genome contains these proteins:
- the LOC129830782 gene encoding vacuolar protein sorting-associated protein 37A-like, whose translation MNWLFPLSKGSGPLPPLNSLQQQRQRQIESLKAAHSSLAEIQKDVEYRIPFTVNNSTISVNILLPPQFPQEKPVVSVYPPVGHHLVDSNNGTMVTSPLITNFGMHSDLGKVIQSLLDEFWKSPPVLTSGPTGFPYNMYKPSGMPPYPTQSFHYGLCPVGPTPPPMPHAGVEGAHGHCPPWAAAPVYGLITDLPLPVPTADSQAGLNGHMYKMPEIPETFPELSEMSVSQLKDMSEQEDVLLELFVCLPQLKQVTTDKEELVNSIVDMAKKNLQLEPQLEGTRQEMLFKYEQLTQNKSAFETKMQRQHDISESCSLSALQARLKVAAHQAEEESEETAESFLEGKTDIDDFLANFMEKRTLCHSRRAKEEKLQQSINTHGQFPSSH comes from the exons ATGAACTGGCTTTTCCCCTTATCCAAGGGTTCCGGACCTCTCCCACCCCTAAATAGCTTGCAGCAACAAAGACAACGGCAGATCGAGTCTCTCAAAGCTGCCCACTCCAG CTTAGCAGAGATCCAGAAAGATGTGGAGTACAGAATCCCTTTCACAGTCAACAACTCAACCATCAGCGTCAACAT CTTGCTTCCGCCTCAGTTTCCCCAGGAGAAACCAGTAGTCAGTGTGTACCCTCCAGTAGGACATCACCTGGTAGACAGCAACAATGGCACCATGGTTACCAGCCCCCTCATTACCAAT TTTGGAATGCACTCAGATCTGGGCAAAGTCATCCAGAGTCTCCTGGATGAGTTCTGGAAGAGTCCACCGGTCCTGACGTCTGGCCCCACCGGCTTCCCTTA TAACATGTACAAGCCGTCGGGAATGCCTCCCTACCCCACACAGAGCTTCCACTACGGGCTGTGCCCCGTGGGCCCCACCCCTCCTCCCATGCCCCACGCGGGTGTAGAGGGAGCTCACGGTCACTGCCCTCCCTGGGCAGCAGCCCCTGTCTACGGCCTCATCACCGACCTGCCTCTCCCTGTACCCACCGCAGACTCCCAG GCTGGGTTGAACGGCCACATGTACAAGATGCCTGAGATTCCTGAAACATTTCCTGAGCTGTCTGAAATGAG TGTGTCCCAGCTGAAGGACATGAGTGAGCAGGAGGACGTGCTGCTGGAGTTGTTTGTGTGTCTGCCCCAGCTCAAACAGGTCACCACTGACAAGGAGGAGCTGGTCAACAGCATCGTGGACATGGCCA AGAAGAACCTGCAGCTGGAACCTCAGCTGGAGGGGACAAGACAAGAAATGCTGTTCAAG TACGAGCAGCTAACCCAGAACAAATCGGCCTTTGAGACCAAGATGCAGAGACAGCATGACATCAGTGAG AGCTGCAGCCTGAGTGCCCTGCAGGCTCGTCTGAAGGTGGCAGCCCACCAGGCggaggaggagtcagaggagacGGCCGAGAGCTTCCTGGAGGGCAAGACGGACATCGACGACTTCCTGGCCAACTTCATGGAGAAGAGGACG CTCTGCCACAGCAGAAGGGCCAAAGAGGAGAAGCTGCAACAGTCCATCAACACACACGGACAGTTCCCCAGCAGCCACTGA